The Pedobacter mucosus genome window below encodes:
- the guaB gene encoding IMP dehydrogenase: MQLDSNKFIATGLTYDDVLLVPAYSEILPREVNTSTFLTKKIKLNVPLVSAAMDTVTEAEFAIAIAQNGGLGMLHKNMTIERQAEEVRKVKRSESGMIQDPVTLLENAVVADAFKIMKEHKIGGIPVVSSDNKLVGIITNRDLRFQKDMTKPIAEVMTKDNLIIAPEGTTLIQAEEILQNYKIEKLPVVSAHGYLSGLITFKDIQKVKNYPDACKDERGRLRVGAAVGVTADTMQRVEALVNAGVDVITIDTAHGHSKGVVDKLREVKAQFPDLQVIVGNVATGAAAKFLADAGADAVKVGIGPGSICTTRIIAGVGVPQLYAVYECAKALKGTGVPVIADGGIKHTGDIAKAIASGASTVMAGSLFAGVEESPGETIIYEGRKFKSYRGMGSIEAMEQGSKDRYFQDAEDDIKKLVPEGIVGRVPFKGTLAEVMYQYIGGLRASMGYCGAKDIETLQQAQFVQITAAGMRESHPHDITITKEAPNYTR; the protein is encoded by the coding sequence ATGCAACTCGATTCCAATAAATTTATTGCCACAGGTTTAACGTATGATGACGTACTGTTGGTGCCAGCATATTCAGAAATACTGCCTCGTGAGGTTAATACATCCACTTTCTTAACAAAAAAAATTAAACTAAATGTTCCATTAGTTTCTGCTGCTATGGATACAGTTACCGAAGCTGAATTTGCAATTGCCATTGCACAAAATGGCGGTTTAGGGATGTTGCATAAAAACATGACGATTGAAAGACAAGCCGAAGAAGTTCGAAAAGTAAAGCGATCAGAAAGTGGAATGATTCAAGATCCTGTAACATTATTAGAAAATGCTGTTGTTGCTGATGCTTTCAAGATTATGAAAGAGCATAAAATAGGAGGGATACCGGTTGTAAGTAGCGATAATAAACTGGTTGGAATTATTACCAATCGCGATTTACGTTTTCAAAAAGACATGACAAAGCCAATTGCGGAAGTTATGACTAAGGATAATTTAATTATCGCTCCTGAAGGGACAACCTTAATTCAAGCAGAAGAAATTCTTCAAAACTATAAAATTGAAAAGCTTCCGGTAGTAAGTGCCCATGGTTATTTAAGTGGTTTAATTACATTTAAAGACATTCAAAAAGTTAAAAATTATCCTGATGCGTGTAAAGATGAACGTGGACGTTTACGTGTTGGTGCTGCTGTTGGCGTAACTGCAGATACCATGCAACGCGTTGAAGCTTTAGTAAATGCAGGGGTTGATGTAATTACCATTGATACCGCACACGGTCATTCAAAAGGTGTAGTAGATAAATTAAGAGAGGTTAAAGCACAATTTCCTGATTTACAAGTTATTGTTGGGAATGTTGCCACAGGTGCAGCCGCTAAATTTTTAGCTGATGCAGGCGCTGATGCCGTTAAAGTGGGTATTGGACCAGGTTCTATTTGTACAACCCGAATTATTGCGGGTGTGGGCGTACCTCAACTATATGCTGTATATGAATGTGCAAAGGCATTAAAAGGTACTGGAGTTCCGGTTATTGCTGATGGTGGGATTAAACATACGGGTGATATCGCAAAAGCAATCGCTTCGGGAGCAAGTACCGTTATGGCAGGATCTTTATTTGCTGGGGTGGAAGAATCGCCTGGTGAAACCATTATTTACGAAGGAAGAAAGTTTAAATCTTACCGTGGAATGGGTTCTATTGAAGCGATGGAACAGGGATCGAAAGATCGCTATTTCCAAGATGCAGAAGATGATATTAAAAAGTTAGTTCCAGAGGGTATTGTTGGTCGTGTTCCATTCAAAGGAACATTAGCCGAAGTAATGTATCAATATATTGGCGGCTTACGTGCTAGTATGGGTTATTGTGGTGCCAAGGATATAGAGACCTTGCAACAAGCTCAATTTGTTCAAATTACGGCGGCTGGTATGCGTGAAAGTCATCCACATGATATCACAATTACTAAAGAAGCTCCTAATTATACAAGATAG
- a CDS encoding TonB-dependent receptor: MKKSLLIIFSFIFSAAIAFAQKPVTGIIKRADGAPVARATVKVRGTNVSVSADDNGNFSIVTNQEPPFYLQVSSVGFKPQDFQILKFQDTPFELTLVESALLDEIVVTSRRRSEVLQDVPIAITVIGGQAAENAGAFNVNRLKELVPSVQLYASNARNTTLNIRGLGSTFGLTNDGIDPGVGFYVDGVYHARPASTSTDFLDIEQIEVIRGPQGTLFGKNTTAGAFNITTTKPTQTPSAKVEVSFGNYNFIQAKTSVSGGVAKNLAAKISISGTQRDGTIWNTREERRYSGQNNLGFKGQLYYTPSDKLQVLLSGDVSIQHPAGYPLVVAGVTTTERSAYRQYAKIVSDLGYLQPKIDPFSREINTNTPWKHDQSIGGLSLNVDYKVGKGTLTSTTAWRFWNWDPTNDRDFSELSALTKSQGNSRHDQYSQEVRYAGNLTEKLSGVIGVFALSQNLKGLSQTEEVGKDQWRFVQTANTGSQALYSTPGLLDGYGIKTNSTIKSLSTAIFAQADWEFLNHFHILPGLRYTYDKKDVDYNRTTYGGLETTNAALLALKAAVYSNQQFTTSIDNNNLSGNVTLAFKPTKRLNVYGTFSTAYKPVGVNVGGLPTTTTGEADLSLAVVKPEYVQHYELGVKSKPTKGLLLNVTAFNTDIKDYQTNVQSPQLGVNRGYLANAEKVKVKGLEVDGTYQLERFLTINAAVAYLDGKYVKFTNAPLPLEETGHTETINGVATQVAFKDASGGRLPGISKWNISGGSEFSLPGSLATKVGRYFIAADASYRSGYSSNPTPSNVLNVAGYSLLNARLGFKSDKVSIFFWSRNLTNKNYYEQLQAAAGNSGLYAGVLGDPRTYGTTFRYNF, encoded by the coding sequence ATGAAAAAAAGTTTACTCATTATATTTTCCTTTATATTTTCAGCAGCCATAGCTTTTGCCCAAAAACCAGTAACTGGTATAATAAAACGTGCTGATGGTGCTCCAGTTGCACGAGCAACGGTAAAAGTTAGGGGTACAAACGTATCTGTTAGTGCAGATGATAATGGAAATTTCAGTATAGTTACCAATCAGGAACCTCCATTTTATCTTCAGGTAAGTTCTGTTGGTTTCAAGCCTCAGGATTTTCAAATTCTTAAATTTCAAGATACACCTTTTGAGTTAACTCTTGTGGAAAGTGCATTGCTAGATGAAATTGTAGTAACCTCCAGAAGACGTTCGGAAGTTTTGCAGGATGTTCCTATTGCAATAACTGTAATTGGTGGCCAGGCAGCGGAAAATGCAGGCGCTTTTAATGTTAATCGTTTAAAAGAACTTGTACCTTCAGTTCAATTATATGCTTCAAATGCTAGAAATACAACGTTAAATATTAGAGGTTTAGGTTCTACATTTGGCTTAACGAACGATGGTATTGATCCTGGTGTTGGTTTTTATGTTGATGGAGTTTATCATGCTCGTCCAGCCTCTACATCTACCGATTTTCTCGATATCGAACAAATAGAAGTTATTCGCGGTCCGCAAGGAACCTTATTTGGAAAAAATACAACCGCTGGTGCTTTTAATATTACCACTACAAAACCTACTCAAACACCATCTGCCAAAGTTGAAGTGAGCTTTGGTAATTATAATTTCATACAAGCAAAAACTTCAGTTTCTGGCGGTGTTGCTAAAAATCTTGCTGCAAAAATATCAATATCTGGTACGCAAAGAGATGGTACAATTTGGAATACCAGAGAAGAACGAAGATACAGTGGTCAGAATAATCTTGGTTTTAAAGGCCAATTATATTATACCCCATCAGATAAATTACAGGTTTTATTAAGTGGGGATGTTAGTATTCAGCATCCGGCAGGCTACCCTTTAGTAGTTGCAGGGGTTACTACTACAGAGCGAAGCGCTTACAGACAATATGCTAAAATTGTGAGCGACTTAGGTTATCTGCAACCAAAAATAGATCCATTTTCAAGAGAAATCAATACCAATACACCTTGGAAACACGATCAATCAATTGGTGGTTTATCATTAAATGTAGATTATAAAGTTGGTAAAGGAACGCTTACATCAACAACTGCGTGGAGATTCTGGAACTGGGATCCAACAAATGACAGGGATTTTTCTGAATTATCTGCGCTTACTAAATCTCAAGGTAATTCTCGTCATGATCAATATTCACAAGAAGTAAGGTATGCCGGAAATCTAACCGAAAAACTAAGTGGCGTTATTGGTGTATTTGCACTTAGTCAAAATCTAAAAGGGCTTTCACAAACCGAAGAAGTAGGCAAAGATCAATGGAGATTTGTACAAACAGCAAATACTGGTAGTCAGGCTTTATATTCAACTCCTGGTTTATTAGATGGTTACGGTATCAAAACAAACTCAACCATTAAATCATTAAGTACAGCGATATTTGCACAGGCAGATTGGGAGTTTTTAAACCATTTTCACATCTTACCAGGATTAAGATATACTTATGATAAAAAAGATGTTGATTATAACAGAACCACTTATGGAGGTTTAGAAACTACGAATGCGGCTTTATTGGCGCTAAAAGCAGCTGTTTATAGCAATCAACAATTCACGACAAGCATAGATAACAATAATCTTTCGGGTAATGTAACTTTAGCATTTAAACCAACTAAACGCTTGAACGTTTATGGAACATTTTCTACCGCCTATAAACCTGTTGGTGTTAATGTTGGCGGTTTGCCAACAACAACTACTGGTGAAGCTGATTTATCGCTAGCTGTTGTAAAGCCAGAATATGTTCAGCATTATGAATTGGGTGTCAAATCGAAGCCGACTAAAGGTTTATTGTTAAATGTAACCGCATTTAATACTGATATTAAAGATTACCAAACCAACGTTCAATCTCCACAACTTGGCGTAAACAGAGGTTACTTAGCGAATGCCGAAAAAGTAAAAGTTAAAGGTTTAGAAGTGGATGGGACCTATCAATTAGAAAGGTTTTTAACGATCAACGCAGCCGTAGCTTATCTTGACGGTAAATATGTTAAATTCACAAACGCACCACTTCCTTTAGAAGAAACTGGGCATACAGAAACCATTAACGGTGTTGCTACTCAAGTTGCATTTAAGGATGCTTCTGGAGGTAGATTGCCAGGTATATCTAAATGGAATATCTCAGGTGGTTCAGAATTTAGCCTTCCTGGTAGCCTGGCAACGAAGGTTGGAAGGTATTTTATAGCGGCTGATGCAAGTTACCGCTCTGGATATTCATCAAATCCAACACCTTCTAATGTGTTAAATGTAGCTGGATATTCCTTATTGAATGCAAGGTTAGGCTTCAAATCTGATAAAGTTTCTATCTTTTTCTGGAGCAGAAACTTAACAAATAAGAATTATTACGAACAGTTGCAAGCAGCAGCGGGTAACTCAGGATTATATGCAGGCGTGCTTGGGGATCCACGAACTTATGGAACAACATTCCGCTATAATTTCTAA
- a CDS encoding TIGR00730 family Rossman fold protein: protein MNKLKSVCVYCGSNFNGDVELRKAIKQLAETLVQQQVKLIYGGGSVGVMGVLADDVLQMGGLVTGVIPQFLMDKEVGHKGVTEMIVTENMHQRKQKMADLSDGFVILPGGFGTLEEFFEVLTWLQLGLHNKPIGVLNVNGFYDPLFAQMDMMVKNRFLKPTNRDLVFNESDAETLINKMDNFSTVPDDVWFRDRNLI from the coding sequence ATGAATAAGCTTAAATCAGTTTGCGTTTACTGTGGTTCAAATTTTAACGGTGATGTAGAACTTCGTAAAGCAATAAAACAGTTGGCAGAAACACTTGTACAACAACAGGTTAAGTTGATTTACGGAGGTGGAAGTGTTGGTGTAATGGGCGTTTTAGCTGATGATGTTCTCCAAATGGGCGGATTGGTAACCGGGGTTATTCCACAGTTTTTAATGGATAAAGAAGTTGGGCATAAAGGCGTAACGGAAATGATCGTTACAGAAAATATGCATCAGCGTAAACAAAAAATGGCTGATTTAAGTGATGGTTTCGTAATTTTACCTGGTGGTTTTGGTACGCTGGAAGAATTTTTCGAAGTACTTACTTGGTTACAACTTGGCTTGCATAACAAACCTATTGGGGTTTTAAATGTAAATGGCTTTTACGATCCGTTATTTGCACAAATGGATATGATGGTAAAAAATCGCTTTTTAAAACCGACAAATCGTGATTTAGTCTTTAACGAATCTGATGCCGAAACCCTGATAAATAAAATGGATAATTTTTCTACTGTACCAGATGATGTTTGGTTTAGAGATAGAAATTTAATCTAG
- a CDS encoding MaoC family dehydratase: MQIITSHAEFEQHLNKELGVSSWHTITQEQINKFADATLDHQWIHVDEERAQNEGPFNSTIAHGYLTLSLIPYLWKEIVDIQNLKMEINYGIENLRFAQAVTVNSKVRLKAKLASIINLRGVTKAHMAIQMEIEDQKKPAFSGEVVFLYHFITS; this comes from the coding sequence ATGCAAATTATTACAAGTCACGCAGAGTTTGAGCAACACCTGAATAAGGAATTAGGCGTTTCTTCATGGCATACCATAACGCAAGAACAAATAAATAAATTTGCTGATGCAACTTTGGATCATCAATGGATTCATGTTGATGAAGAAAGGGCTCAAAATGAAGGTCCGTTTAACTCGACCATTGCCCATGGTTATTTAACACTTTCTTTAATCCCTTATTTATGGAAAGAGATTGTTGATATCCAAAATTTAAAAATGGAAATTAACTATGGTATAGAAAACCTAAGATTTGCACAAGCGGTAACCGTAAATAGTAAGGTGAGATTGAAAGCGAAACTAGCCTCCATCATTAATTTACGAGGGGTAACGAAAGCGCATATGGCAATTCAGATGGAAATTGAAGATCAGAAAAAGCCAGCATTTAGTGGCGAAGTAGTTTTTTTATATCACTTTATTACAAGCTAG
- a CDS encoding DUF2721 domain-containing protein, translating into MEITVNIPALLFPAISLIMLAYTNRFLALAALVRSLKAKYEEGEKNVGLQNQIKNLRYRLKLIKNMQAFGVLSFCSCLFCMFFIYLEWNIIAEILFALSLTFFMVSLVISLIEIQISTKALELELSTLEELGDASLSGFIKKKFKKE; encoded by the coding sequence ATGGAGATCACCGTAAATATTCCCGCATTATTATTTCCTGCAATAAGTTTGATTATGTTGGCCTACACAAATCGATTTTTGGCATTAGCTGCATTGGTTAGAAGTTTAAAAGCCAAATATGAAGAAGGCGAAAAAAACGTAGGGTTACAAAATCAAATTAAAAACCTACGCTATCGATTAAAATTGATTAAAAATATGCAGGCTTTCGGTGTTCTGAGTTTCTGTAGCTGTCTGTTCTGCATGTTTTTTATTTATCTTGAATGGAATATTATTGCGGAGATCTTATTTGCTTTAAGCCTCACATTTTTTATGGTTTCACTTGTAATTTCATTAATTGAAATACAAATCAGCACCAAAGCCTTAGAATTGGAGTTAAGTACCTTAGAGGAATTGGGAGATGCATCCTTAAGTGGCTTTATTAAGAAAAAGTTCAAAAAGGAGTAG
- a CDS encoding acyl-CoA carboxylase subunit beta: MNIEFNKNEDVNKRLVYELKTKLNKIYLGGGEKNAAKQKAKGKLLARERIAYLIDKESQFLEIGAFAADGMYTEQGGCPSAGVICGIGYVSGRQCMIVANDATVKAGAWFPMTAKKNLRAQEIAMENRLPVIYLVDSAGVYLPMQDEIFPDKEHFGRMFRNNAMMSADGIVQISAIMGACVAGGAYLPIMSDEAMIVEGTGSVFLAGSYLVKSAIGEEVDNETLGGATTHCEISGVTDYKHPNDEACLDSIRNIMSMLGSPQNAGFDRRKSLPPKENEQDLYGIFPENREKPYEMMDVINRLVDDSEFEEYKKSYGQSIICGLGRVDGWAVGIVANQRKVVKSKKGEMQFGGVIYSDSADKAARFIMNCNQKKIPLVFLQDVTGFMVGSRSEQGGIIKDGAKMVNAVANSVVPKFTIILGNSYGAGNYAMCGKAYDPRLIYAWPTAKIAVMGGSQAAKTLLQIQEASLKAKGEVITPEKEAQLLKEIMDRYDSQTTPFYAASRLWVDGIIDPLETRKVISMGIEAANQSPITKKFNVGIIQT; encoded by the coding sequence ATGAATATCGAATTCAATAAAAATGAGGATGTAAATAAACGTTTGGTTTATGAACTTAAAACCAAACTCAATAAAATATATTTAGGTGGTGGAGAAAAAAATGCTGCTAAACAAAAAGCAAAAGGAAAATTATTGGCTAGAGAAAGGATTGCTTATTTAATTGATAAAGAATCTCAATTTTTAGAAATCGGTGCATTTGCTGCCGACGGAATGTATACAGAACAAGGTGGTTGCCCATCTGCAGGCGTAATTTGTGGTATCGGTTATGTAAGTGGACGACAATGTATGATTGTCGCCAATGACGCGACTGTAAAAGCTGGCGCATGGTTTCCCATGACGGCGAAAAAAAATCTTCGAGCACAAGAAATTGCAATGGAAAACCGTTTACCAGTGATTTATTTAGTCGATAGTGCTGGCGTTTATTTGCCGATGCAAGATGAAATTTTCCCTGATAAAGAGCATTTCGGTCGAATGTTTAGGAACAACGCGATGATGTCTGCCGATGGAATAGTGCAAATTTCTGCCATAATGGGTGCCTGTGTTGCGGGTGGTGCATACCTCCCAATAATGAGCGATGAAGCAATGATTGTTGAAGGAACGGGCTCCGTTTTTTTAGCAGGTTCTTATTTGGTTAAATCTGCTATAGGTGAGGAAGTTGATAATGAAACCCTTGGAGGTGCAACGACACATTGTGAAATTTCTGGCGTAACTGATTATAAACATCCAAATGATGAAGCCTGCTTAGATAGTATCCGCAATATTATGAGCATGTTGGGTTCGCCACAAAATGCTGGTTTCGATCGAAGAAAGTCCCTTCCACCAAAAGAAAACGAGCAAGATTTATATGGCATTTTCCCAGAAAACAGAGAAAAGCCTTATGAGATGATGGATGTTATCAATCGCCTTGTTGATGATTCTGAATTTGAGGAATATAAAAAAAGCTACGGACAAAGTATAATTTGTGGTTTAGGTAGGGTAGATGGTTGGGCCGTTGGTATTGTAGCCAATCAACGAAAAGTGGTGAAATCTAAAAAAGGTGAAATGCAGTTTGGTGGTGTAATATATTCTGATAGCGCCGACAAAGCCGCTCGTTTTATTATGAATTGTAACCAGAAAAAAATTCCACTGGTTTTCCTTCAGGATGTTACTGGTTTTATGGTGGGCAGCAGATCAGAACAAGGTGGAATAATAAAAGATGGTGCAAAAATGGTAAATGCCGTAGCCAATTCTGTGGTACCAAAATTTACAATTATTTTAGGTAATTCTTATGGAGCAGGTAATTATGCCATGTGTGGGAAAGCTTATGATCCAAGATTAATATATGCTTGGCCAACGGCAAAAATTGCGGTAATGGGCGGTTCACAGGCCGCAAAAACACTTTTACAAATTCAAGAAGCATCCTTAAAAGCAAAAGGAGAAGTGATTACACCAGAAAAAGAAGCTCAGCTTTTAAAGGAAATCATGGATAGATATGATAGTCAGACAACACCATTTTATGCAGCATCGCGGCTTTGGGTAGATGGAATTATTGATCCTTTGGAAACCCGAAAAGTAATTTCGATGGGAATTGAGGCAGCAAATCAATCGCCAATAACCAAGAAATTTAATGTTGGAATTATACAGACGTAA
- the trxB gene encoding thioredoxin-disulfide reductase, whose protein sequence is MLQENEHVQCLIIGSGPAGYTAAIYAARADLKPIMYTGMQAGGQLTQTTDVENFPGYPQGIMGQEMMEDFRKQAERFGTDIRFGYISSVDFSSTPHKIVVDEIKTITADTVIIATGATAKWLGLPSEQQYNGFGVSACAVCDGFFFKGQEVAIVGAGDTAAEEATYLAKLCSKVHLLVRRDEFRASKTMVARVLATPNIQVHYNTETQEILGNGKNVTAVRVLNNKSGIETDIPVEGFFVAIGHKPNTDIFNGQLTMDETGYLLTKPGSTLTNIEGVFACGDVQDMYYRQAVTAAGSGCMAALDAERYLAAKEHPVEV, encoded by the coding sequence ATGTTACAAGAAAACGAACACGTTCAGTGTTTAATTATAGGTTCTGGTCCGGCAGGTTATACTGCAGCTATTTATGCAGCAAGAGCCGATTTAAAGCCAATTATGTATACTGGTATGCAGGCTGGTGGTCAGCTAACTCAAACTACCGATGTCGAAAATTTCCCAGGATATCCGCAAGGAATTATGGGCCAGGAAATGATGGAAGATTTTCGCAAGCAAGCAGAACGTTTTGGTACAGATATTCGTTTTGGATACATTAGTTCAGTTGATTTTTCTTCAACTCCACATAAAATTGTGGTTGATGAAATTAAAACAATTACAGCTGATACCGTGATTATTGCAACTGGAGCGACAGCAAAATGGTTGGGTTTACCAAGTGAGCAACAATATAATGGCTTCGGCGTTTCTGCCTGTGCAGTTTGCGATGGTTTCTTTTTCAAAGGTCAGGAAGTTGCCATTGTTGGTGCCGGAGACACCGCGGCGGAAGAAGCAACTTACTTGGCAAAACTTTGTAGTAAAGTGCATTTGTTGGTTCGTAGAGATGAATTCAGAGCTTCAAAAACTATGGTTGCCCGCGTTTTGGCCACACCAAACATACAAGTTCATTACAATACGGAAACCCAAGAGATTTTAGGAAATGGTAAAAACGTAACTGCGGTTCGGGTTTTAAATAATAAATCGGGCATTGAAACTGATATTCCGGTGGAAGGTTTCTTTGTTGCAATTGGTCATAAACCAAATACTGACATTTTTAATGGTCAGTTAACTATGGATGAAACTGGGTATTTATTAACCAAACCAGGTTCTACATTAACCAATATTGAAGGCGTTTTTGCCTGTGGCGATGTTCAGGATATGTATTACAGACAAGCAGTTACTGCAGCAGGTTCTGGTTGTATGGCCGCTCTTGATGCCGAACGTTATTTAGCAGCAAAAGAGCATCCGGTAGAAGTTTAA
- a CDS encoding beta-N-acetylhexosaminidase, with amino-acid sequence MNKFFSIIVCVLICTSAFSQSDVNLGIIPAPVSIKRNSGNFILDKTTAINYIGVDGAKMSDLLNAFIVTKAGFSLREAKSLQQNQKAIILTSVGADKLPEEGYTISVSPTKIVLTGKGAGLFYAVQSFMQLMPDKIANQINVPAVEINDHPRFSYRGTMLDVCRHFFPVSFIKKYIDQLAYYKINTFHWHLTDDQGWRLEIKKYPKLTSIGSSRNGSIIGNYPGSGNYLTAVKGFYTQDEAKEIVKYAAERYVTVIPEIELPGHASAAIAAYPELSCFPDRDTFVSDKTPWSGTRKGKQVQQTWGVFDDIFVPSENTFTFLNNVLDEVIAIFPSKYIHIGGDEAPKTYWKESPFCQALIKEKGFKDEHELQSYFIQTIEKHVNGKGRSIIGWDEILEGGLAPNATVMSWRGEAGGIAAAQQNHDVIMTPGSMGMYIDQRQSTSPDEPVTIGGLDPYQKMYVYDPVPKVLTDEQKKFVKGVQANLWTEYIKTPEKAENHAFPRLLALAEIAWTPVERKDLKNFTEDRLPIHLARLDKMNVNLWVPTPIGQSDKPLNGGEYTIDFKVPIAGGKIYYSIDGSRPSENAFLYSTPVKIIIPQGEKRVMKTIVIAPSGRRSVTTETILNNGAPEVKTDAKK; translated from the coding sequence ATGAACAAATTCTTTTCAATTATTGTCTGTGTCTTAATTTGTACGTCAGCTTTTTCGCAAAGCGATGTCAATCTTGGCATTATTCCGGCTCCAGTTTCTATTAAACGAAATTCTGGTAATTTCATACTTGATAAAACTACCGCGATAAACTACATTGGTGTAGATGGTGCTAAAATGAGCGATTTGCTAAACGCATTTATTGTAACAAAAGCTGGCTTCAGTTTAAGAGAAGCAAAAAGTTTACAACAAAATCAAAAGGCAATTATCTTGACATCGGTGGGTGCAGATAAATTGCCTGAAGAAGGTTATACCATATCGGTTTCACCTACAAAAATTGTTTTAACTGGAAAAGGAGCTGGCTTATTTTATGCAGTTCAATCCTTTATGCAGCTGATGCCTGATAAAATTGCCAATCAAATTAATGTTCCAGCTGTAGAAATTAACGATCACCCACGTTTCAGTTATCGCGGAACGATGTTAGATGTTTGTCGACATTTCTTCCCTGTATCTTTCATTAAAAAGTATATAGATCAGTTAGCTTATTATAAAATAAACACTTTTCATTGGCATTTAACCGATGATCAGGGTTGGAGATTGGAAATAAAAAAATATCCAAAATTAACGTCAATTGGTTCATCCAGAAATGGATCAATCATTGGAAATTATCCTGGTAGCGGAAATTATTTGACAGCTGTTAAAGGTTTTTATACACAAGATGAGGCGAAGGAAATTGTAAAATATGCGGCTGAACGTTATGTAACTGTAATTCCAGAAATTGAATTACCTGGACATGCATCTGCAGCAATTGCAGCTTATCCAGAATTGAGTTGTTTTCCAGATCGTGATACCTTCGTAAGCGACAAAACACCTTGGTCTGGAACCAGAAAGGGAAAACAAGTTCAACAGACCTGGGGAGTTTTTGATGATATTTTTGTACCATCAGAAAACACTTTTACATTTTTAAACAATGTTTTAGATGAAGTTATCGCTATTTTTCCGTCAAAATACATCCATATTGGAGGAGATGAAGCGCCAAAAACTTACTGGAAAGAATCTCCATTTTGCCAAGCTTTGATTAAGGAAAAAGGCTTCAAAGATGAACATGAACTTCAAAGTTATTTTATTCAAACCATAGAAAAACATGTAAATGGTAAAGGCCGTTCAATTATTGGATGGGATGAGATTTTAGAGGGAGGCTTAGCGCCAAATGCTACAGTAATGAGTTGGAGGGGAGAGGCAGGTGGAATAGCTGCGGCGCAACAAAATCACGATGTAATTATGACGCCAGGTTCAATGGGAATGTATATTGATCAAAGACAATCAACTTCTCCAGACGAGCCTGTTACCATTGGCGGGTTAGATCCTTATCAAAAAATGTATGTTTATGATCCAGTTCCGAAAGTGCTTACAGATGAACAAAAAAAGTTTGTAAAAGGGGTGCAAGCCAATCTATGGACAGAATATATTAAGACTCCTGAAAAAGCCGAAAACCATGCTTTCCCTCGTTTACTTGCCCTAGCTGAAATCGCTTGGACACCAGTTGAACGTAAGGATTTGAAAAACTTTACCGAAGATCGTTTGCCAATTCATCTTGCCCGTTTAGATAAAATGAATGTTAATTTATGGGTGCCAACACCTATCGGCCAAAGTGATAAACCGTTAAATGGTGGAGAATATACCATTGATTTTAAAGTTCCAATAGCTGGTGGAAAAATTTATTATTCTATTGATGGATCCCGACCATCAGAAAATGCATTTTTGTATTCAACACCTGTTAAGATAATCATTCCTCAAGGAGAAAAAAGAGTAATGAAGACAATTGTAATTGCACCTAGTGGCAGAAGAAGTGTAACAACTGAAACAATATTAAATAACGGCGCACCTGAAGTTAAAACTGATGCCAAAAAATAA
- a CDS encoding diacylglycerol kinase family protein has translation MQGNKKFLIRDRIKSFKYAFNGLRIFFSEEHNARIHVAAAILALGLAFYLELASFEWIAILMAIALVFIAEIFNTSVEKLADVVSPTLHPKIKIVKDLAAAAVLITAFLAVLIAGIIFLPKLFLL, from the coding sequence ATGCAAGGCAATAAAAAATTTCTTATTAGAGATAGAATTAAAAGTTTTAAATATGCTTTTAACGGTCTTCGTATATTTTTTTCAGAGGAGCATAACGCCAGGATTCATGTTGCCGCTGCTATACTTGCATTAGGTTTAGCTTTCTATTTAGAACTTGCGTCATTCGAGTGGATTGCAATACTTATGGCAATCGCTTTGGTTTTTATTGCTGAAATTTTTAATACTTCAGTTGAAAAACTAGCAGATGTGGTTTCTCCCACACTTCATCCTAAAATTAAAATAGTGAAAGATTTGGCTGCAGCTGCGGTATTAATAACTGCATTTTTAGCTGTGCTTATTGCCGGGATAATCTTTTTACCTAAGTTGTTTCTACTTTAA